The segment AATCAGAAATGCACTagcttggaaaaaaaacatttatttgaaaAATCATGCATGTTAATGTGTAAAAAACTGATATCTTACAGTGAGTTTTTGTAACGAAGTTGTGGCATGCGCTGTCACATCAGCTGAGTGAATGAGGAAATGAAACGGAGTCAGACAGCTCCTTCAGTGCTCCCTCTGTTGTGTATCACAGAAACTGGAGTGATCAGTGTGCAGGCTTCGATGTTTGGGCGTACAGATGCTGCAATCTGCGCCACTGGAAGACCTGCTGGAGAGGTCGCCAACACCGCATGCTCTCTGAATGGTGTATTGGACATCGTCAAGACAAGGTACATAGAATATACATAGGCATATTCAAGTGATTATGGTAAACATATACATCTGTGGCATTGCCCACATGACCAAACAGCATGTTTATGTTAACAACATGTATTTTGTACCATGTTAACTGTCTCTGTGCTCCGCAGGTGTAACGGGAAGAAGGCGTGCGAATTGAGCCCGGCGACTTTTCCATCAGATCCCTGCGGTGACACTTTCAAATACATAGAGACCACATACCTCTGCATCCCAGCAAGTCAGTGTCACACCTGCGTGATGCAGTAACATGTAACGTAGCAACAAACTGGTCCTCAATCTAATCTGATTCATGACTCTTTGACAGATCGCCTCGTCGTCTGCGAGCAGAATCTGCTTCACATAGACTGCCGTAAGCTCTCACACTGAATGAACTGTTCATAAATCACCTGGAAATAGCCCTGTTACAGcatgtcctctccctctctctctctagctcaGGGACAGGTCATCAGTATCCATGGTGCTGATTTTGGACGCCGTGATAAGACCACATGCAGTTACAAGCAAGAACCTGGCAAGATCCAAAATGTTGAGTGCTCAAACCCCACCAACAAAGTTGCTGAGAGGTACAGCTGCATGCTCTGTTCTCTTCAGAGGCCCAGTTACCTTTTAACACACCAAACACTAGAGTCTGCCCCAGGACGTTATGTTCACACCAGTAAAAACCCAACACAAGTCCATTTAAAAAGTAGTTTAAACCATCTGCATGTCTTTAAAGCAGTTATAATGGAGAAGGTCATGTTTTAGATTAGCTAGAAGGGGACAGTGTTACCAGCCATGTGTGAAGAAGAACACTGGTTACTGTGATTCTGTTTGATTTGTTGGACTTTTACTACCAGTATACAATACTCCATCTTTCAtcactctccttctctctgctacTTTGCATCCATCCAGGTGTCAGGGCAGACCTAACTGTTGGATGAGAGCAAACAACGCTGTGTTTGACAACACCTGTGCAAACACTTACAAGTACCTGGAGGTGGCATACTCCTGTAATACCAACTAAGCATGTGATGCAGGGTGAGGATGGAGCAGAAGAACAGTTCATGCCTAATCTTTTATCAGTACTAAAATctcatttatttgtttacttGCAGATCCTGCAGACCTGCTCATCACAACATCAGAGTGAGCACACTctgaataaaatacattaaaatgaaaaactgTGTCTGAGTTGTTATTATGAGTGCCTGAGCTTCAGCACATTATGTTACTATATGCAGTATGAGttgttatccatccatccatccatccatccatccaactcACCAGTGCTTCATAAACAAGTTCCTGATCCACCTCAACTGCTTCTCTGGGAGGGATTTCAGACAATATATGTCTGTACTTCTTACCTGATCTGGCAGAGTATGATTCCTTTGAATGAAAAAATGGTAGAGAATATCAAGCACCCTGCCCAGAATGTGGAAACATCTACTGGAGCCTTGTGGGCTCTCTAGCTGCCAGCAGCCCTTCAGCAGCAGGACCAGAACATAACAACTGAAGCAAATATGCAAAAAGGAGACCAGTATAGAGAGAGACGCCATCATGACCACAGAGAAAGCGCATCATAGTCAGTATTTAGCTAAAACTTATGGACatgcatgttttaaaacatggaTCATTCTACTAAGAGCCTGCCTTGGTTTGCCAAAAAGAAGAtccaagtaaataaataataaatatgtgcAAAACGTGTAGCTGTGCAGAAGTACTAAAACATAAGATCATATTTTCACTGAACCCACAAATTGTGTCAGTAAGTACAGCAACCACTCACATTATGTTAGTGGTGAAAGCAATGTAACTACTATGTGAGGTGTAATAAAGCATACtaggatttttttaaatatcattcaGTTTGAGTGTGATGGTGACTGATCTTATAAAGAATAGGTGAGAGATGAGTTTTGACATTACTGTCACATTTACACTAAACAGTTCATGTAGCCTGGTAGTAAATGAAACATGCGGTTGATTCAAGTAGCAGAcattacttcctgttttctgaCACAGGAAACAGGTTTTTACAGCATTTAGCTGATGAGCAGTCACTTTCAGTGTGTGGATCAGATTGGCATGACAGAAGCAGGTAGTGTTATCTGTCAGATTTCACTGCTAGCTCACCAGCCCCGGATGAAATGATGAAGAGGAGTATCAGCTGACAGAGTCTATGTGAAAATCAAAGAGCAGGCAACAAATGGAGCAAACTGTTGAAACTACAAATGAGGTCACTCAAGGTAAGAGTGCAGATTAACAACTTCCAGCATCCTGTCAGCAGAATTACAACACAGGGAAAAACTAAAAGCTTGATGGCTTTCTTTAACGTTTTTGTCCTTTAGATGtcatttactttatttttgggtataaaaaaagcaatgaagcagatttttttccactttctttcAGTTCCCTCAATTCAGGCTGCGGTTCATCACTTTCAACCCAGCTTCACTGCTCAGACTGGTGGGAATGTGGTCGCTCCTTCCTTCATTGGTTCTAACATCGGCAATATAAACATCAACATCACCCCGATAAGCCAAGGTAGATACACGACAGATTGGTACCCAGAGAAAAACAAGCTTTTTGAAAGTATTTTTACATCAGATCCTTCACGCATGAGCGCATGAAACCTTGTCAGGACCATATAATGACACCATATAATGTTTGCAAGCTCATATTTACACTGCCAAGCAGTACAAACATTTACTACAAACAGcaatcagattactttttttgtgtgttgttccaCCATAGAAGGAAGAACACACTTCATGTTAATAGAAGTCTTTGCAGCTGATGAGGTCTTTAGCCTGTTCTCTTCAA is part of the Parambassis ranga chromosome 7, fParRan2.1, whole genome shotgun sequence genome and harbors:
- the LOC114438279 gene encoding L-rhamnose-binding lectin SML-like translates to IQSVLFPTSSSLTCSSETMLHLSSALVFAATCLLVSTGAEKMTTCGNAVHRLSCETGVISVQASMFGRTDAAICATGRPAGEVANTACSLNGVLDIVKTRCNGKKACELSPATFPSDPCGDTFKYIETTYLCIPANRLVVCEQNLLHIDCPQGQVISIHGADFGRRDKTTCSYKQEPGKIQNVECSNPTNKVAERCQGRPNCWMRANNAVFDNTCANTYKYLEVAYSCNTN